The Epinephelus lanceolatus isolate andai-2023 chromosome 12, ASM4190304v1, whole genome shotgun sequence genome segment actgataaaggaggaaatacagtgagtgctggacggagccgTGAGTGACAACATCCCTGCCCACAtttggtggaaacgctagggtctaggtaccatgtctgaagggttatttttggttccaaaggtgctataatgaaaatgtttggtggaaacggggcttaggTTTGCGACTTGCCCTAAGTTAATTTGTCATTAAATTAGTTAGCCCACTAACGTGATTGCAATGACCATGGCTCTGATCATCCTGCCACGTTGATTTAAATGTCCCTTTAACtctcattctatttctatgCAATGaaccaataaaaaaataataaaataaaaataataggaTATAGGTTGGGAGGCATCCAGGGGCTGCAAAGAGATGGGAAAGATAAAGCTGGGGGCAAAGAGCAGGAGTGGATAAAGTCCCTGTGGATGCCTTCTGTGTTGATGTTTGATCCTGCTGCAAAGGCTGAGAGCAGAAGGAACTGCATTGCTTCTACTGGTCACgtcagtaaacaaacacacactcaagtGTACTAACTTTAGAACACGGgagaaaaagaccaaaaaaaaaaagctcgtAAACACAGCTCGTTAAAATACAATTAGCGTAAACAAATTGGCAATAAAAAACAGGAcgataaagaaatacaaaccCTCAGAATATTACACCCataaaataacaataagaaAAAGTATGAAAACATCTTAATGCTCAATCTCTCATGGCTTTGCAACACCgactcctcacacacacacgtaaaaaAAAGCTCATGAAATGGGTTTCAAAGCTGACAAACCGAACATgaaggaaacacagcgacatgtaaaaaaataatcatgaaaAGATAGAGATCCCTGCATAGATTCCAACCTGAATGTTACTTAAAGCCCGGGAGGGATCCCTCTATCATGCTCATGCTGCCCCGTCTCTCTGCCAGGTATCTGCACTTCAAGTCCACGACCATGCTgaactggggggggggggggggggcggaaGCAACGAACACGGAGCGCTGACATTGATCCACGTCTAGCCTGACATTTGTTTCACTTCGAGTCATGCGGACGTCCTATTTCATGTGCTGCCTCGGTTGTCATAGCAACTCAAAGGGCTGAATCCATCAAAGGGGTATGGGGAGTGTGTCGCACCTTGCACATCCGGCTGGCTCAGTTGTCTGTGAGGGACTTCTGCCTTTCTGGTCTCGACAGAGAGCAATACGCTGGATTCAAGAGTTCTTTCCTCTTTTGATCAAAGCCGAGGAGGAGGTGCATGAGTCGCTTTATGTTCCTGTAATTAtatgcgtgtatgtgtgtgtttggtaacTGTATCTTAAGTATATAACTCCGAGTACTCCTCGTAGTGGCTTCTGAGCtccttgtgtatgtgtgcaagtATGTACTTGTTGTTTggattgtgtttgtgtgggttaTTTTCCACCGTACATCCTCTCAATGTCTTCCTGGTAGTGTGATTTGAGCTCCTTGCGTTTTAGCTTGAATGCATCAGTGACCAACCCGGTCTCTGGTGTCCACGGCTCGGCACTCAGACGGATCTTCTTGGGGATCTCGAATCGTTCCATTTTCGCTGgtcagagggagagagcagaATCACAAGTCAGAGTGACACATACAGTGTAACACTGGTGCAAGTCTGGCACAAGGCAGACGCTGTAACAACCAGTCTGTGAACTGTGAAGTCATGACAGAGagcaccagcaccagcactACTTTGGTTTTGTTGAGAAGGTTTTATGAGACATTTTGTGCatagggacaactacgcaggttgattttagcactgttcatcgtggactatattgctgtcattgttcattttagtcaaaccatacagtttgaaaacaaggcgcggctccaactagaaaacaatgttttgatgcactggatgtgctgaatgtgcatattaaagcagtacaggaggaggtgcacattaataatcctccaggactgtaacatgctcatgttcaacccaaacaatgtgtcatgtgacacgtgaggtcggaacatgttctcaccacaaacgaactgcacaAGAGTTCGTCtgtaactggaccgagaccttgtttgtgaaagcaccctaagttaAGACCACAGACAGGTTTTTTCCACCTACCTGAGAGAGCAGCCTCAGTAAGGATGCGGAGGACCTCTTTCTCCAACAGGGGGTTGTTGCACATCTCCTCCCATGTGCCTGTCACCTGCAGCTGCTCCGCCAGCGCCATTAACTGCTTGTGGTTCGGCACCACGAAGCTGATCACATACGATTGGTCACTGAAAAATAAGTACAAGAGAATTCCACAAGTTAGAAAATAAGACAGAAAATCAGGAAAGACACTGGCTGAAGTGTTGGTGTGCTCGGTGAGACTGAGGTCAAAAGCCTGGAgaagtcaaaaacaaaaacagattcagAGGGAGTGTGTGCAGGATTTTACCTGTTGGCATAGGCACAGATGTTGTCTATGAGTGGGCAGTTCTTCAAAATAGCCTCCACCTTTCCTAGAGAGACATACTCGCCCGCCTGCAGTTTCACCAGGTCCTTCTTACGGTCTGTTGAAAGAGAACACACATCACTATCCTAATAGATTAAACACTTCcaccacacacactcctccactAGCTTGTGGATTTCTTACCGATGATCTTAAGGCATCCGTCAGGTTCGAACTCTCCAATGTCTCCGGTGCAGAACCATCGCTGGCCGCTGTCATCCACAAAGAAGTCCTCACGGTTCTTTGCTTCGTTTTTGTAGTAACCCATCGTTACATTGGGGCCGCCGATCAAAATCTCCCCACGGGGGTTGGGCTTGTCTGTGCTGTAGTAACCTCCTGGAGGAGCACAAACCTGATTAGAATATCAGTGCGTTTGTCAGCTTCTTTAAAAGCTGGGCTGTCGCCATTTGACTCACCCTCCTCCCAGTCCTTCAGTGTGATCTCTGAGCAGACCAGTGGAGCACCAACCCGTCCTGTGCTGTAGTCCCAAACTTGGAAAAAAGCAAAGAGGTAAACGTAGGTTATAACCACAAATCAAGCTCTCTATATTGTTAATTTGCTCgtctcttaaaggaatacttcacccccaaaatgaccATCTGTGTATACATTATTCACCCCGTGTTAAAGACTTTGTTTTCCCCGCATACCTCCAtggaacgaagaatccaaaaactgaggaaattctTGTTGAATTTAAGTCATAGGGGGCCGCAGTTAAAATAGAaaaactatatgaaaacatctgtttgcaaaCCCTCACACAAGTCGTGcggtataatccaagtctcataaTACAGGATGAGTAACTGATATGCAAATGGTTGTttggtgggtgaagtgttcctttaatttcCCAAAGGGCAGCCAGAACCGCTATTTCACATGTAATTCCACTCTCTTACTCTCGCTGATGGTGCCAGCTCCACAGGTCTCCGTCAGGCCGTAGCCCTGCCCCACGGGGCAGCACAGGCAGATGTTCATGAAGCGCTGTGTGGCAGCTGAGAGTGGAGCTCCGCCAGAAAGCAGCACCCGTGTGTTCCCTCCCAAGAGCGCACGCACCCGTTTGAACACCAGACTGTGGGGGGACGAGGTAccgaaaacaaaaaaaaacacagcatggaGATGATGAGTGGCTGGAAAAGCTATTCAAACAAAGTTATTCTGCATAACATCCAGATATTGACTTATACTGAAGAATGCCCTGAGCAAACACAGTATCAGAATCAATATTATGCAATGATTCACATCTGCAGGAGAATAATTCTCTTCACCTGTTGACTCAGTGTTAACAAGAATTCACACTAGGTTATGATTAGCCATGTAGTGACAGAGGGTAATGTTTGCTCATACATCACAGGAGAGGTAAACGTCTCAGTTCACGTATACGGGAGTATAATATGTGTTTTACCTGTCACAGAGAGGCGTGCTGTAGCCTCTGGAGATCTGCTCCATCTTGTAGTTGTAGGCCAGCACAAAGAACGTCTTCTGGATTTTGCTCATCTCCTCCACTTTGGTCATCACATTCTTATAGATTCGATCCATGATCTCCTACACATAAAGCTCTCAGTTAATaattatgacattttaagactgcAGCTGATATTTGTTATTGACTTTGTGAAGGGACAAAAAGACTCACTGGTACAGCAGCCATGAGGGTAGGTTTCAGCACACTGGTGTCCCCTTTACTGCCCTTCTTTATCTTGGTAGACTGTGAACATGAAACACAACAATCAATTGACTCTCAGTGACCTACTGACTGTCACTAagtgtgaaaaaaacaacaaaataaagtcaAGTCCACGAATGTTTGGTTAAGGGAGCTACAAcactttaaagagacagttcacccctaaaatcaaaaatgcatattcttcctctcacctgtagtgctgtttatcagtctagattgttttggtgtgagttgctgagtgttggagatatcagccatagagatgtctgccttctctccaatataacaGAACTAGATGGCGCTTGATTTGTGGTattaaaagtgccaaaaaatacattttgaaaaactcaacagcaatgtgtctttccagaaatcatgacccagttcctcaagataatccacagaccttgttgtgagcagtttcatgtaggaactattttctttctaccaaactacaaccaccaactgtatcactgcacagaaggaagcgtgcatctactcatggacgagaggcagCGCCAggtagctagctcagtggtgctaggtgagctagcagtagatgcatgcgtCCTTCTGCGCTGTGATATGGTTAGTGGGGGCAGTCTGATAAAAAGGaaatagctcctacatgaaactgctcacaacaaggtctgttgattatcttgagtaactgggtcatgatttctctttccagaaagagacattgctgtttttttaaatgtatttttttggcgctttgagcaccacaagccaagtgccatctagttccattatataggggagaaggcagacatctctacggccccgatcacacagaaagaagCTCACCGCCctggctttttttaaaaattgcatgcaaaaaaaaaaaaaaaaagcttgctgcgcctttttattgtcaggcaaccaccccatcacgtcCTTACTAGGGCATTAacaactttgatttttttcaggtcgacttatctgtcaataaagtcgaagtcgagtcgacaagtcatttgatgacgtcatcacactGACACGGcagaggaaagtgaagtatctccacacatgtgatgtgtgtctaggcccgaacatactcgggagGAACGTACGCAGAAAGGACTCcacggaggtccgcgcggactcaaattggacgtccgcaagccctgtgcgcgcaaagctcagattttacgaccgcgccgcgcaccagtgactgctgggcatgtatttttcacattgtggggatttttcacggacatttttacaggaaactacaacgcggaagtgcgctcgactatgaaagcccgaatgactgcggacattccttgCCGAGTCTGCTCCacatagtacgcccgagtatgttcactTCAAGGATATGTAtttaagccaatcagaggcagcgattgcattccgtacacaagcacacagagagagagagggaaaaaacacacgacttgtcgactcctcccggggggtgtcgacttgtgccactgacgtcgacacgtcgacaaatcgacttttctgttaatgccctagtcCTTACATTAACCTTTCCGTGATATTAGACTaccagtaattagtatctaattcctaaaatgttgaggcagagggtacttgctgtagctttggttgagggtgagaggctgtcagcacatagtttgttgggcacagataaacagagatctgtgtgggtacatgagaccctaaaatgGAGGGTagatcacagggagtaccaccagttggtccaggagcttcacctcaaTGATGGATGTTTCCTGGCATATTtcaggatgactcaggggcagtttgacaaacTGCTGTCTATCGTTaggctgtatagctctgggtgTCCAGCAActactaccaccagtttctcctccattgtttatcaactgtaaacttgttgttgtgaccaccacagaaggcccgcctctcaaataaTCTGACtggagttgaagttttttcaacttgaggagttcagagcgctccggcaaaaacaccaggtgcCTAGAGTGTAGAAACGTGCGGCGTGGCGCAGCACAAAATacacaagcaaaaagcttcattttcattaaaaacaaaccttcaaaaaaaaagccaccttcagctgctgaaacacttcaaaaaaaatgtacttttaatttggcgtgaactgtccctttaagaaggACTTAATAAATGCATGAATGATCCTTTCCATCTTAGCTGGTGATACAGACGACATCTTATATATGTGACAAAAAACTGACTGGAACAAAAACAGGTTGGccacaagctgtgtgtgtgtgtttttatacacTGACCTGGTCGGCTAGAGTCTGAGGGGAGGAGTAGCCGATGCGACAGCCGTGAGAGATGCACACCAGTTCAGCACTGAGCTCTAAAACGTGTGCCAGCGGCAGGTACCCAATATAGGTGTCTGTTTCACTGCCAGCACAGAAATAACAGCAGGTCAATTTCCATAATATACACAGAAAAGAACATAATGAGGCGGTGTTAATTGAGTATGTGAGGAAAGATGTGACAGTGCATGTGTTTCATaagcagtacagagacaaggAGGAGAATGATATGTTGGTAGATCTGGAGAGCTGCAGAACGCTAATTTGCTTTTATTAAGATAGTAAAGGCATaaccctccctcctctccatctGATTGGCTCATATACGTTGCCTATTGTTAGTTGGGCTGGCCAGGGCTAGGCGTGGCAAGTGAGACTGGTTATAGTCAAGGTAAGAGTATAggtgtaagccaatcagaggcagggTAAAGCAGAGTTGGGCGGGTCATGCCTTCACcattttgagaaaaataaatctgcctgcggaagacaagaaaaagagacaaagtcAATCTGATATTAGCGTACTTGAGGTTAGGGATTCGCTCAGCCATGCCAGTGATGCCAGCAATGATGTTGCCATGGGAGATCATGACACCCTTGGGGATGCCTGTGGAGCCGCTGGTGTACATGATGACCGCGATGTCCAAGGGCTCTGGCTGTCTGCGGTCTACTGCGACTGCAGAGACAGAAGAGCAGAGGGCTGATGGTTAGACAGGAAATGGatcacacaccaacacaaacaTTATTAGTCAAACAGAGTTCCCAGAGTTCTTAAATGTCAAACACAGCAGAAAAGCTGAGAGAAAGCTGCGTGAATGCATGTACACTTCTCAACTGTGCTGTGTTACAGTGACAATATCAAAATAACTTTAATTTCTATTATTGCACAGAATATAGACATTCAAGCACTTTCAATGACTCATAGGAACCCTGGTTGTAATAAGTTATTATGAAGAAACGACTGTTTAATTGAgtggagaaaaaagtaaaattttTTTTACCCATTTCTAACAACTGTATGCTGTGAAAGGGTCTGAATATTTTTTGTGGGGCTTCCACTAATGACAGATTTCATCATCATTTGATTACTTTCTCAatttaagtgggatttatacttgtgcatcagctctatgcagagcctacgccgtagcctacacacatggcctacgctgttgtgagcatttatacttgtgcggtggtgtctttatcactctgcagttacacctccaaaacactagttagCAGTGagatttctgtgaagtgctgtaaagatGAGTTGATTCAaaccacacattaaacacacattaaacatggcttaaaagagacaatttcaaacacaagcacacaaatcagcttcactataacttgcagcattcacagacaaagcacttgtctttatctggacacattttccccacaaacacaacaagctAATATTTTAGCACACGCCTAtggaattttacattgtataaattagcctagcggctagcggacttttccccTTCCTTTTCCTTTATCAatattcggctccattacagcttacaaggttcaccgacaaaacaactgtcttacacaacacattttccaaacaaatgtaacatgctaacgttattaacacaagcctatggcattttacattgtataaattagcctagcaaatAGCAGcaatttcctctgctcatatgaggCCAGGATAAATCTATGTGATTGTGAATTACAGTGTGCTCTATTTGCAGTATCCAATCTATTATATTCCAGTGTTTTCTTTATCAAATACTATTTGAAGAAAATTATAAAAGACGGCTCAAGTGATAGCTGTTCCACAAATATAACTCCTGTTTCCCTTAATTTTCCTGAAAAGCCAACTAATGTCATTATGGCATTGTTGGTGAGTGGTGATTTGACCTCTTGCTGACTCCCTCATGCACAGCACATTACTGCAATTACACATCAGGGTGTTGGCTTTGTATTAAGCCTCTGTCAGTGTACTTCCATTTCCCCCCCAACCAAATTAGAAAACCTTTTTAATCACACTGCACAAATACTAACTGTTTTCAGGCTTGGATCCCATCTCCTTCACAGCGTCCATGTTGTACACCATGATGCCTCTGGGGATGTTTGGCCAGCTTGTGGGTTTACAGTCAACTACAATGATGTACTGCAGCCTCGGCACATCGCACAGTATGGCCTGGGACACGGAGGAGGAtgtaggagggagagagaggagtgagTAAGAGGAGAAAAGTAATTATGCAAATAGAAGCAAGCTTCTTATCAAGCCCTAATGTTACACAGAGTAAACAACCTGCACAGCCTTGTTTAACACGGCTGACATGACACAGACAGAAGCGGGTACCTTGAGACGGCTCTGCAGCAGGTTATTGCTCGTGATGATGTGCGTGATGCCGGTCTCATTCAGGCCGTGGGCGATGGCCGTGGGTCCGAGAGTGGCGTACAGGGTCACAACTGTCAAATTAAAATCCAGCCAAGTGGGTCAGTTATCTCGTGTGCGTCACAGTAGGCTGTCTGAATAACATACATGTTTGATGTTCCGTCACTCACGTGGG includes the following:
- the acsl3b gene encoding long-chain-fatty-acid--CoA ligase 3b, which gives rise to MKLKEDLNPLLLQVFRSVVWVYSVITFIPWYFFSGAGTNLERARRIKARSVSGHPAGPYRAINSQEKLVAWLHPGVDTLDKMFEFAASRFPQRDCLGTREVLSEEDEIQPNGKVFKKVILGNYNWLSYEEAYEAAKCFGSGLAALGQRPQCNIAIFCETRAEWIVAAQACFMYNFPLVTLYATLGPTAIAHGLNETGITHIITSNNLLQSRLKAILCDVPRLQYIIVVDCKPTSWPNIPRGIMVYNMDAVKEMGSKPENIAVDRRQPEPLDIAVIMYTSGSTGIPKGVMISHGNIIAGITGMAERIPNLNETDTYIGYLPLAHVLELSAELVCISHGCRIGYSSPQTLADQSTKIKKGSKGDTSVLKPTLMAAVPEIMDRIYKNVMTKVEEMSKIQKTFFVLAYNYKMEQISRGYSTPLCDSLVFKRVRALLGGNTRVLLSGGAPLSAATQRFMNICLCCPVGQGYGLTETCGAGTISEIWDYSTGRVGAPLVCSEITLKDWEEGGYYSTDKPNPRGEILIGGPNVTMGYYKNEAKNREDFFVDDSGQRWFCTGDIGEFEPDGCLKIIDRKKDLVKLQAGEYVSLGKVEAILKNCPLIDNICAYANSDQSYVISFVVPNHKQLMALAEQLQVTGTWEEMCNNPLLEKEVLRILTEAALSAKMERFEIPKKIRLSAEPWTPETGLVTDAFKLKRKELKSHYQEDIERMYGGK